The Oxyura jamaicensis isolate SHBP4307 breed ruddy duck chromosome Z, BPBGC_Ojam_1.0, whole genome shotgun sequence genome window below encodes:
- the PRLR gene encoding prolactin receptor isoform X1, which produces MDTMKQKLMSSIPIILLLPLTAVGLTGQSYPGKPKIIRCRSLEKETFSCWWKPGSDGGLPTNYTLFYSKDSEEKIYECPDYRTSGPNSCYFNKNHTNPWTTYNITVTATNEIGSNSSDPQYVDVTSIVQPGSPVNLTLEAKTSASIMYLWAKWSPPPLADASSNSHVYHYELRLKPEGKEEWEETISVGMQTQYKVNRLNPGVRYVVQVRCMLDLGEWSEWSSEKHIQIPSEESPPEKPTIIKCRSPEKETFTCWWKPGSDGGRPTNYTLLYSKEGEEQVYECPDYRTAGPNSCYFDKKHTSFWTIYNITVRATNEIGSNSSDPHYVDVTYIVQPDPPVNVTLELKKPMNRKPYLVLTWSPPPLADVRSGWLTLEYELRLKPEEGEEWETIFVGQQTQYKMFSLNPGKKYIVQIHCKPDHHGSWSEWSSEKYIQIPNDFKVKDMIVWIIVGVLSSLICLIMSWTMILKGYRMIAFILPPVPGPKIKGIDTHLLETGKSEELLSALGCHGFPPTSDCEELLIEYLEVEDSEDQQLMPSHNNGNPSKKAKTTPKETDSDSGRGSCDSPSLLSEKCRESRALPSTLQTQDVRDVQENKAVKRSWETQCVASEQKTLLSNSESTKSSTWPTAQLPDNQPPMFAYHSTVDAQKITLITTNVNVAPVLVENEDNHQSRYSITETVPGDMGEQGEMENLHSKTEQTAVQVKQNRPNEKSPFLDATLMDYVEVHKVKQDEEPAVLLKHKENSGKTENYTIPGTSKEYTKVSTVVDHNILVLMPDSRVQHTPMSQEPAKETSQNLQQGQAEKNMSYCLTAPSDCKRETSGSEYMDPSSFMPSFK; this is translated from the exons ATGGACACCATGAAACAGAAATTGATGTCATCAATTCCAATTATATTGTTACTTCCTCTGACTGCAGTGGGACTGACTG GTCAATCATACCCTGGAAAACCTAAGATAATAAGATGTCGTTCTCTAGAAAAGGAAACCTTTTCTTGTTGGTGGAAGCCTGGTTCAGATGGAGGACTTCCTACCAATTACACCCTGTTCTACAGCAAGGACAG tgaagaaaaaatctaTGAATGTCCAGACTACAGAACGTCTGGTCCCAATTCCTGCTACTTCAATAAAAACCACACTAATCCATGGACAACATATAATATCACTGTAACAGCAACGAATGAGATTGGAAGTAACAGCTCGGATCCTCAGTATGTGGATGTGACCTCAATag TTCAGCCAGGTTCTCCTGTGAATCTCACCCTAGAAGCAAAAACATCTGCTAGTATAATGTACCTTTGGGCAAAATGGTCTCCACCTCCATTAGCTGATGCCAGCTCTAATTCACATGTGTATCACTATGAACTACGACTAAAAcctgagggaaaggaagagtGGGAAGag ACAATATCTGTTGGAATGCAGACACAATATAAAGTGAATAGGTTAAATCCTGGGGTGAGGTACGTCGTTCAGGTCCGTTGCATGTTAGACCTTGGAGAATGGAGTGAATGGAGCTctgaaaaacacattcagatCCCCAGTG AAGAGTCACCTCCTGAAAAGCCTACGATAATAAAATGCCGTTCtccagaaaaggaaacatttaccTGTTGGTGGAAACCTGGTTCAGATGGAGGACGTCCTACCAACTACACTTTACTTTACAGCAAAGAAGG agaggAACAAGTTTATGAATGTCCAGATTACAGAACGGCAGGCCCTAATTCCTGCTACTTTGATAAAAAACACACCTCTTTCTGGACCATATACAATATTACTGTCAGGGCAACTAATGAAATAGGAAGTAACAGCTCTGATCCTCATTATGTGGATGTGACTTACATAG tcCAGCCTGATCCTCCAGTGAATGTAACTCTAGAATTAAAAAAGCCAATGAATAGAAAACCATATCTGGTCTTGACATGGTCTCCACCCCCACTGGCTGATGTCAGATCTGGATGGCTTACCCTTGAATATGAGTTGCGACTAAAGCCTGAAGAAGGAGAGGAATGGGAG ACTATTTTTGTTGGACAGCAAACACAATATAAAATGTTTAGTTTAAATCCAGGAAAGAAGTACATTGTACAGATTCACTGCAAACCAGACCACCATGGATCATGGAGTGAATGGAGCTCAGAAAAGTATATTCAGATCCCTAATG ATTTCAAAGTAAAAGATATGATTGTGTGGATCATTGTGGGTGTCCTGTCATCTCTTATATGTTTAATCATGAGCTGGACAATGATTTTAAAAGGGTACAG gatgATAGCCTTTATCCTACCACCAGTTCCAGGACCGAAAATAAAAGGCATCGATACACATCTGTTAGAG ACAGGGAAATCTGAAGAACTATTGAGTGCTCTTGGTTGCCATGGTTTCCCTCCAACATCAGACTGTGAGGAGCTACTGATAGAATACCTAGAGGTAGAGGACAGTGAGGATCAGCAACTCATGCCAAGTCACAACAATGGTAATCCcagtaaaaaagcaaaaacgACACCCAAGGAAACAGACAGTGATTCAGGACGAGGGAGCTGCGATAGcccttctctgctttctgagaagTGCAGGGAGTCCCGTGCCCTTCCATCAACACTTCAAACACAAGATGTAAGAGATgttcaagaaaataaagctgtgaaaaGGAGCTGGGAAACTCAGTGTGTAGcctcagaacagaaaacacttctttctaACAGTGAGAGCACAAAATCATCCACGTGGCCTACAGCTCAATTACCTGATAATCAGCCTCCTATGTTTGCCTACCACAGCACTGTagatgcacagaaaataacGCTGATTACCACAAATGTGAATGTTGCCCCAGTTCTGgtggaaaatgaagataatCATCAGTCACGTTATTCTATCACTGAAACCGTCCCTGGAGACATGGGAGAACAAGGAGAGATGGAGAATTTGCAttccaaaactgaacaaactGCAGTGCAGGTCAAACAAAACAGACCTAATGAAAAGTCACCTTTTTTGGATGCTACACTAATGGATTACGTTGAAGTCCACAAAGTCAAGCAGGATGAGGAGCCAGCAGTATTACtgaaacataaagaaaatagtggaaagactgaaaattacACTATTCCAGGAACCAGTAAAGAATATACAAAGGTCTCAACAGTTGTGGACCATAATATTCTAGTATTAATGCCAGATTCACGAGTCCAGCACACACCTATGTCTCAAGAACCTGCAAAGGAAACATCTCAGAACCTTCAGCAAGGTCAAGCTGAGAAAAACATGAGCTACTGTTTGACAGCTCCAAGTGACTGCAAAAGAGAGACTAGTGGATCGGAGTATATGGACCCATCCTCCTTTATGCCCtcttttaaataa
- the PRLR gene encoding prolactin receptor isoform X2, with translation MYLWAKWSPPPLADASSNSHVYHYELRLKPEGKEEWEETISVGMQTQYKVNRLNPGVRYVVQVRCMLDLGEWSEWSSEKHIQIPSEESPPEKPTIIKCRSPEKETFTCWWKPGSDGGRPTNYTLLYSKEGEEQVYECPDYRTAGPNSCYFDKKHTSFWTIYNITVRATNEIGSNSSDPHYVDVTYIVQPDPPVNVTLELKKPMNRKPYLVLTWSPPPLADVRSGWLTLEYELRLKPEEGEEWETIFVGQQTQYKMFSLNPGKKYIVQIHCKPDHHGSWSEWSSEKYIQIPNDFKVKDMIVWIIVGVLSSLICLIMSWTMILKGYRMIAFILPPVPGPKIKGIDTHLLETGKSEELLSALGCHGFPPTSDCEELLIEYLEVEDSEDQQLMPSHNNGNPSKKAKTTPKETDSDSGRGSCDSPSLLSEKCRESRALPSTLQTQDVRDVQENKAVKRSWETQCVASEQKTLLSNSESTKSSTWPTAQLPDNQPPMFAYHSTVDAQKITLITTNVNVAPVLVENEDNHQSRYSITETVPGDMGEQGEMENLHSKTEQTAVQVKQNRPNEKSPFLDATLMDYVEVHKVKQDEEPAVLLKHKENSGKTENYTIPGTSKEYTKVSTVVDHNILVLMPDSRVQHTPMSQEPAKETSQNLQQGQAEKNMSYCLTAPSDCKRETSGSEYMDPSSFMPSFK, from the exons ATGTACCTTTGGGCAAAATGGTCTCCACCTCCATTAGCTGATGCCAGCTCTAATTCACATGTGTATCACTATGAACTACGACTAAAAcctgagggaaaggaagagtGGGAAGag ACAATATCTGTTGGAATGCAGACACAATATAAAGTGAATAGGTTAAATCCTGGGGTGAGGTACGTCGTTCAGGTCCGTTGCATGTTAGACCTTGGAGAATGGAGTGAATGGAGCTctgaaaaacacattcagatCCCCAGTG AAGAGTCACCTCCTGAAAAGCCTACGATAATAAAATGCCGTTCtccagaaaaggaaacatttaccTGTTGGTGGAAACCTGGTTCAGATGGAGGACGTCCTACCAACTACACTTTACTTTACAGCAAAGAAGG agaggAACAAGTTTATGAATGTCCAGATTACAGAACGGCAGGCCCTAATTCCTGCTACTTTGATAAAAAACACACCTCTTTCTGGACCATATACAATATTACTGTCAGGGCAACTAATGAAATAGGAAGTAACAGCTCTGATCCTCATTATGTGGATGTGACTTACATAG tcCAGCCTGATCCTCCAGTGAATGTAACTCTAGAATTAAAAAAGCCAATGAATAGAAAACCATATCTGGTCTTGACATGGTCTCCACCCCCACTGGCTGATGTCAGATCTGGATGGCTTACCCTTGAATATGAGTTGCGACTAAAGCCTGAAGAAGGAGAGGAATGGGAG ACTATTTTTGTTGGACAGCAAACACAATATAAAATGTTTAGTTTAAATCCAGGAAAGAAGTACATTGTACAGATTCACTGCAAACCAGACCACCATGGATCATGGAGTGAATGGAGCTCAGAAAAGTATATTCAGATCCCTAATG ATTTCAAAGTAAAAGATATGATTGTGTGGATCATTGTGGGTGTCCTGTCATCTCTTATATGTTTAATCATGAGCTGGACAATGATTTTAAAAGGGTACAG gatgATAGCCTTTATCCTACCACCAGTTCCAGGACCGAAAATAAAAGGCATCGATACACATCTGTTAGAG ACAGGGAAATCTGAAGAACTATTGAGTGCTCTTGGTTGCCATGGTTTCCCTCCAACATCAGACTGTGAGGAGCTACTGATAGAATACCTAGAGGTAGAGGACAGTGAGGATCAGCAACTCATGCCAAGTCACAACAATGGTAATCCcagtaaaaaagcaaaaacgACACCCAAGGAAACAGACAGTGATTCAGGACGAGGGAGCTGCGATAGcccttctctgctttctgagaagTGCAGGGAGTCCCGTGCCCTTCCATCAACACTTCAAACACAAGATGTAAGAGATgttcaagaaaataaagctgtgaaaaGGAGCTGGGAAACTCAGTGTGTAGcctcagaacagaaaacacttctttctaACAGTGAGAGCACAAAATCATCCACGTGGCCTACAGCTCAATTACCTGATAATCAGCCTCCTATGTTTGCCTACCACAGCACTGTagatgcacagaaaataacGCTGATTACCACAAATGTGAATGTTGCCCCAGTTCTGgtggaaaatgaagataatCATCAGTCACGTTATTCTATCACTGAAACCGTCCCTGGAGACATGGGAGAACAAGGAGAGATGGAGAATTTGCAttccaaaactgaacaaactGCAGTGCAGGTCAAACAAAACAGACCTAATGAAAAGTCACCTTTTTTGGATGCTACACTAATGGATTACGTTGAAGTCCACAAAGTCAAGCAGGATGAGGAGCCAGCAGTATTACtgaaacataaagaaaatagtggaaagactgaaaattacACTATTCCAGGAACCAGTAAAGAATATACAAAGGTCTCAACAGTTGTGGACCATAATATTCTAGTATTAATGCCAGATTCACGAGTCCAGCACACACCTATGTCTCAAGAACCTGCAAAGGAAACATCTCAGAACCTTCAGCAAGGTCAAGCTGAGAAAAACATGAGCTACTGTTTGACAGCTCCAAGTGACTGCAAAAGAGAGACTAGTGGATCGGAGTATATGGACCCATCCTCCTTTATGCCCtcttttaaataa